The Maylandia zebra isolate NMK-2024a linkage group LG14, Mzebra_GT3a, whole genome shotgun sequence genome includes the window CTTGGTGAACAGAGGTCATGGCCTGAAGCCCATTTAGGccaacaaatatataaatatctcacaaacaaaaactacagcttaatataaaatatagCATGAAAAATATAcgttcatatatatatttttatatatatatatatggctcTAGACTAAAACATGGGCAATCATGATTAAAGGGGACACGTTTTCCTTGCTGGCCccctgtgtgtgttggtgtgtgtgtgtgtgtataagtgtGGTAGTATTTCTGTTGTATCAGCAGTCAGTACGAGATCACCGCAACTCAGCCAGTCATACAagagatgatgatgacgatgtgCAAAGGCATTCAATATTAAACAATGATACATTTCAAGAGTTTTTCAACGCACAGTCCAAGTTTCCCTCCCATGCAGAGACATGTGTGCAACTATGTCAAAGACTGAGGGGACATGGACTGAAATCCCACGTAGTGATCAGagtaaaagatttaaaaaatatatatataaaccatAAAATattgggtgggtggggggggggggggggggagtggacAGAAATGATGAGGCATTACCTCAAGGTGTTTGGAGCCGATTTGTCATCTtgtggggaaaaacaaaaaggcagcaatacaagacaaacTGAGATGCGACTGTAGTTTGATCCTTCAGTGTTTCAGGTGAGTAACTGAACGCTGAGATTACACAAAAGAGCGAGGTGAGGAAATCTCTCTGTTACTGAGGAAACCAGCTGCGGGAGCACTGGTGAAGGTTTTAGAGTAGAATCTTaactttaaaaaaggaaaagggagagagagagagagaaaaaaaaaaagaggacagtCCTCCCAGAAGTTCCCAACGTGTTTACAGATATGACCATTTTTGTTCGGCACAGTACGCGACTGACATAAGTCGGTTGAACTGCACTGAGTTTTGTTCCCAACGCTGTCTGCAGAAAGGCAGATGGCTAAAAAGAGACAACTTCTGTGGCCCAGATCAGCAGGCTGTGACAGAAAACTGCTCGCAGGCTTCCACAGAAGCTTGTCAAACAGTCTcaagggtaaaaaaaacaaacaaaaaaaacaacaacataataaTACTTGGCAAACTAAATCAAGTGCACCTCAGAATGATATCTGTGATCCTGGTTGCCAGATCtggtgcttttgttttttctccacagGTCTACTTTTAAAGCTCAACTCCCAACACACCAGTGTGTCCGCTTAATGACACTCAACAGTTACCAAGTAAAGCACCCGTGCCACATAAGCACTTTTTGAGGAAGACTGGGGCTTAATCCTCCATGTGGAAACCAGATGTTCTTATTATTCTGCTTGGCACTGCGAAAAAATGATTACGAAGGTGATTCTGAGATGATTCCACTGGCTCTGGTAATGAGGCGAACAGTAAGAGAAATCAAGCGCAAAGaaagagaggggggaaaaagacaGCTGAGGACATGAAGGAGGAGCAGTTGAGATCCTGGTCCTGTCATAATACACCATGCCTTTGGCAACCGTTCAACACCCCACAGCCATAAGATGTATATATCACATGAaggaaaatgtaataaaaactcAACTGTCTTTGAAAAGGAGCGCTTGAGAAATGTCGAGGACCTTTTTTTCACAGGCTGAttcgtgtgtttgtttgtttgtgtgcatgtagaCTTAAATCCCAGTAAGAGGTTAACACATACTCCCACCTGTCTCCATATTCAACTAAatgagacaagaaaaaaaaaaacatacataaaataaaaaatgacagtCAGTAAAATTATCaatacaaagcaaaaacaataggcaagaaaaacaacaacaacaataaatcacAATTATTCCAGTGTAAGGGTTTTTGTTTCTGTaagtcagtaaaaaaaaaaaaaaaaaagtatttctgtCAGACCAAACAGACCTGCACATTCAAAAGGCAaaaagaggagaggaaagaaaggaaaacatgCCAGATCATGCTGTGTACCACCAAAAGAAAGGGAAGGTGATGggtttaataaaaagaaaaaaagaaaaaaaaaaaagctggagcCCCTCCTGTAAATGCTTACCCCCATGTGGAAGGAAGTGTGGGAATCAGACTGAGTGGGCTGCAGGTCCTTCTCTGCACCGGACGCTCATCCAGCCTGGGACAGCGTGGGGGTGCGGGGTCCCTCTTCTTTagagagaggaaagaagaggaggaaggacaACCCGATTCCTCGTAAGGACGGAGGGACGGCGATGGCGTGGAGGCTGTTCTATCTACTTCTCTCTCGGAGCATACGCTGCCTCCCTCCCGAAGCGGGAGAAGGAGGGACGATGAGTTACAAGTGAGAATAAATAAAGCAGTCTATGACACGTATGCTCGTCACAGTTTGAGCAGTTTATGGTACACATCCCATTCCAACAGTCTGCTAAGGTCCCTGCGGGCTGTGGTTCCCGTGTTGGCTCCTTCCTTTCGTCCTTCCCTACTTTCGCTTCCACGCCTGTGGAATTTTTTTCCATTCACTGTAGTGTTTCTATCATACAAACGTCCTCTGCTTTGCTTCCATCCAAATCCcttcctttctcttttctcttcctcaTGTCAGCCTTGCTCCCCCGTCACTTCAATTCCTTACCCTTCATCTTGTAGTGTGATCGTACTCCCCTCCCACCCCCTGCCCctccctctttctccctctcctgGAAGCCCCCTCCCATCCCACTTTAAACCGCACATGCACTgatcctctctctttcttttgtcGGGTCACTGTTTCTTCTCACGAGTGGTGATTGTGACCAGTTGCTTGGCAGCCTTGGCGATGTCGTAGGCGCACTGGATGACCTGCTGAGTGAGAAGCTGGTAGTCTACTGCAGGAGCGCCAGGCTCCGAAGGCGCCGCCTTACGGCACTCCACCTGCAGTCGTGAGGCACTGGAAGCCAACAGGCGGAGAGAACAGTGGACTGCATCCAGTGCTGGTCGCTGCAGACAGATGGAAGcaatcaaaaaagaaaaaagaagatgtAGATGTAGATGAGAGACACAGTGTGagaaataaaacataaggacGGGGCACTTACTTTGGGGAAGAGTGAAGCCATCTCTGTGACAGCAGAGTGGATCTTCTCAGAACACGGCACAAAACTGAAAAGAGAAGTGATTCTTTAACTGAAGAGTCAAATGAGTCAAGAACTGTGCAACAGCACTAATGCAGGTGAGCAGGCGAGGTTCCTGCAACGACTCCTGTGGTAAAGAGGGAGCTGGTGTCCAGGAAGCAAAGTTTATCAAACTGGGAGTTTGAGTGACTCACGTTAAAGGtgggtaaaaaaagaaaaagtcacacAGCAAATCTTTAATTTTTAACGAGATTTAAATCGATTTCTTAACACCAGCCATATTTATCAATAGAAAGGTTTAGTGTGctgtaattaaataaaacaaaagagttGAAACTGAGGAGAAACACTGCATTAGCCTCAAACTACAATAACTGCATTCTTTCCTTATTACACCTATCGTCATTGGCCCTTGGTAGCCCTGGTGACCGTAAGTATGAGACTGCAAATACAAGCACCCACAACATTCTGAAGAGATTATATTTCTTATGTGGCTTCCTCTAGTAAAAGCTGGAAAATATTGCTAGCGTAACAGTTCAGCCTACTGCTGCTGGAGTTAACAACTACATTCTCACTGTGCAGCTGTCGACTATCATTCACATCAGagtttaccatttaaaaatggAGATTAAGGTGCTGTCTATGTCTATCAGACATGTGCTGCTTTGCATTAATCTGACGGCAGCTGAGCACTTGAGTGCACCCCGCTCATTCTCCTGGAAAAGTCATGAAGGGTAAACTTAGGTTAGGGGACACAGCACCAGTGTAAACTTCATGCAGTCACATGATCTCCTGTGTCTATGAGCTGCTCAGCTCTTTTCTAATTTACAGTAAGACTACTTAAAGTAGCTTTTTGGTGGTTTTGGTGCATTTTCACCATTTCTGACCCAGGGGGAGATTTTATTTAAACCGTTTACAGTTTTTATACATGGTCTTATATTTCCACCCCGAGTATACTCTTGTTTCTgtcctctgtctttctttcacaTCTTTGTGATTCGGCCTCTCATAATGTCAACATCAACTGATTGTGAATTGCTATGATCTGATTTGATATTGAGGGTTTTTTCTGATTGaaatcaagaaaaaaataagcatAACATTAGCTTAACTCAATGTCTGACAGGCTGGTTGTAAGACACGATTAGATTTGtaatttttatgcattttattttaagatGAAAAGGACTGTGCCACCATTTTTTCACCTACCTGTCGTGTTTGAACTCCTGAGCGGCCCTGAGCAGCTCCTGGATGTTCTTAGTCACCTGCTCAGTCTTCAGTATGACGTCCTCTGTGCAGGGTAAGGTGGGGTCTGGCTCACCCCCCTCCCCACCCTCCTCAGGCTCCCCACGGCCTTCCTCTTCACTGCTGCGGCCCATACTGGATAGGGAAACGCATTACCCGCGCAACAATTAAAACCTCAGATCGAGGACAGTAGGTGACGGTCATGGATGAGCATTTACAGTCCTTATGTGGCATTATGTCAACAGCTTGTGCCCCTCGTTTCTTACTAAAAACTGCTACCTCCACATTTGTGTTATAAGTAATTGAAAACAGTTTCTGTGaatccatttaaaaaataagatcATTAGAAAAGTAGAAAAGTTGGTTTTAGAAAGCTAGGACATTTTTCAGATTTACATTCAAACACTGACCTTACTGAGGCGTCGTACAGTTGTGTGTTGTCGTAGTCGCTGTCGGTGCCACTGCCGTGCTTCTCTGGTTTAGGGACCTggaagaaaaacacagcaggaacTAAATAATCACCACACATCATGTCCTGTAAGTATACCTCTTCAATCAAAATTctaattttcatttgtttccatgTAATTGAGATGGTTTCCACTGATGTCCATTAAATGGGACAGATATTACACTACATTTAGTATGTGGGTAATTCTAATGGGATGAGGGATATTCTGTGATTGAATCTCAGGATTAGGGCCAACAGCAACAGACCCATGAGACGCTGGTTTGGATAAAACAATGTAAGCCAATAATCTCAACTTTCTGAATGCATTAAGTGGAGGAtcataaaaagaaatgaagagccaaaacagcagcagctcaccATGTATCTACCCATCTCTGCAGATCCAGACAGATATGGACTCCCTGAGCCGCCCTTCCTTACCTGGGAAGACAAAGGGAACACAAGGATAGAGAGAGgatgagagagagatggaggagcATGGGTGAGGCCAGaaagaagattaaaaagaaattgaaatatTAGCAGAAAGAGACAGATGATGAAATGAGCAGGGGGGAAAAGAAGCGTGGGGACATAGAGAagaagttttctttttaaataaacagcagGAAAACAAGGCAAACGAGTCAGTGAGAGCAGCACTGAACAACTCAACGGCCCATCATCTTTTTCTACACTACATGCCTCGCTGCTTATCTAACAGGAAGCAAACATACTGTCAACTAATCTAGCTTCTTCTGCTTGACTTACACACGGCACACAGCATCTAAAAAGAGACTACCCACACTCAATACTAATGTTGatctctgaaaaacaaaatgcataaTTACATACTGTGAGATAATACTACAAACTCAAAGACGAAATGGCAAACAATGCAATGACAGACAGAATGCTTACATCCAGAGGATGCACGGCTGCACTGCAGTGAGCAAAGAACGGACAGGTGaagaaacagacagacagaaaacagacaaacaggtaAATCTCTGTGTGAAGAAACAGTCACCAACTTGGTGCGGCGGTGAGATGTGTCTGCATTCTGTAGCTCTATTAACGTGCTGTAAACTAAATGCTGCTGAACTGCTCACCTGGTTGTCTGCAATatgagaaactttttttttaattttattatatcttttctttaaagtggcggtgaaacaaaaatgaacttctgtgcatctgtgtgtgtgatccCAGCATTTCCAGATTAAGCAACTGTCCAGCAGCAAAGACGTCAAAGGGGTTTGAAAAGGTCAAAGTGTGCAGAGCAGGCTATGCAGCGGTGTATCAGAGGCTTTTGCCAGGCAGCAGAACAGAGGAAACagtccttttttgttgtttttctttcccatctTTCTCCTTCAGGTCACACGTATGCACTCCATCATTTATGCAGTTTTAAAGCTCAATATAACAAATCTTTTTAAACCATTACAAAACTTCCCTTAAAAATGGGTTCGTGCACAACTGGATCTTTTGAAAGAGAAGGACTGAGAACTGAGATGCAAGGGGAAAGAAGAGGGGGGGAAATGTAAAGATCAGGATCAGACCATCACCTATTTAATCAGGCCAAAGACAGGCAATCAGAGCCACCGAGGCGAAGGTGGTGAGTGGAAAGGGGACAGGGCCGTTCTAACTTACGCTGGCTGTGTTGAGGGGCTGCAGGCGGGGCACTAGGGAGTCCAGGACTGGGGGACCGTGGGCCGTGGGGCCGGGGGCCGCCCCTGGCTCGTACATTGAGAAGGCCTGGCGTTCCCTCCGGTGAGGGTGGGAGTGGGGGGTGGCCGAGGAGGGCACCGAAAGCACCGGTGGGTCCCCTCCTGGCCCAAATCCACCCACTCCACCTCGCATCCCACCCACTGCCCAGTGGCCTCCTGTTCCCCCACCTCCACCAGGTCCCCCTACCCCATGGCCAGCTGCTCCCCCAGCCTGCTGGCCCCTCCGTAGCGCACTGTTCTCTGTCTGCATCCGGGTGATCTAAAGGAGAGGAGGAAGGCAGCAGGGAGGGATGAGACAATggagggagggatggagggaGGAACATGGGAAGGTTGAAGGGAATTGGGGGGGGTCAACTGAACGGTCAAAAACAAGCATCCATATTCAGGCTCATATTGGGCTTCACATATTAAGTCAGTATTGAGGGGGGGGGGATGCAACACATGGTATTACACTACAATAAGCTGGGACTGGGTCTTAGGGAAGGGGTGGAGGGCTACAGTACATACCTGAAAATACAGTGTTTGTGTTCAAGGGGTCAATGAGGGGAAACTGTAGGATCATCTGCCCTGAGGTACTGTTGCCTAGCGCCCTAATCTGACACATTTGTTATTtgcagtgtgtttttttctatgtttgtttCAAATCTTCATTAAATCCTCAGTGACATGAGAAGATGAACACATAAATGAATCACTTAAGCCAGTCGCTAATGAACATATTAGGGAAATGACAATGACTcacgggggaaaaaaaagatgcaacAATGAACAGCACATGAGCTCCATCAAAAGTAAATAACACCCTGACGGGGAAAAATCATCTTGCAAAGATATTAATTTATTCAACTGTCTCTCCATCATTATACCCTCTTTCTGTCTGAATCAACTGCCCCATCTCTTTTACCAATCTGCCTCGTGTCTTCTAGTCATCATTACCAAGCACATCTTTTATTCcaacttctattcattttgtaTTCTCTTTCTAAGAAGCCACGCAGCAAACCCTTTATTAGTCTGAATGGTCACTGCTAATCCTCTCGTTCCACCTGCACTCCTCCTACCTCCTTCTGGAGCCGCCGGAGCTCCTCGCTCAGGTTGTTGTTAACCTTCATCAGCTGCTGCACCTTAGCTTCTGAGGAGGCCAAAGCCTTCTTCACCTCCAGATACTCCTGCAGGGTGATGGGACCATCTGACAAGTCTGAGGAGTCCATACTCTGGATCGATAGGAACATATAAGGCAGGAGGTCAAACGGGTCGAAAGATTTGGGGAGGGGTTGTGACTGAACTCCTTCAATACATTCTGTATTTAGTGAAATTCATGCATTAACAAGGTTCTAAATGTGGTtgtaatttatacattttttttaagctgtggaaaaaaaacaaaaaaaaacagccgtGGCTTTGAGGCAAGAAGAGGCCTAACTTGAAGGTAggatctctcacacacacacacacacacacacacacacacacacacacacactagaccTTTAGTTCTTGCTCTCAATATTCCCACTCACTTCCTGCCACCCCACAgcctgctcagattcagccctCTACCACTCCCTGGAATTAAACCAATAAATACACCTTTCATAAACTACACTTTATAGCCTTCTGCTTGTGCTTCATTCACCACTACTTCTATTACCCCCTGCTTCATACTAGAACACACAATTCTTCGATGCTGTGAGCACCGTAAAACAACAAATCCATATATTTCCTTGGATTTAAAGGCGAGTAGATCCTCCAGCTTGGCGGGGTTTTACCCTGAGCATGAAAAGAAGCTTGTTACTGGTTTAGCTTCACTTCTACCCCTCCCACAtgatttttccttccttttgttTCTTAAATCTGTCTCCTTCTCTTTTCCCTCCCATTACACATGCTCTCTCTGTGCATGAACAATGCCTTGTCTGACAGGGACCCAGAATAGCTGATGATGTCACTCAGGAGCTATGTGGCAGCCATGAGTACGGCCACTTTCCGCAAAGCATGTTGGGAGAAGCAGTCATTCAAGCCACTAAACTGTGGAAAAGCTTTGCTTACTAATATGACTGAATGAAATTCAGGGATAGAGGGAAAGGAAACACATCAAAATGGTGATTAACAAGTATGAAAGCCACAGAAATGTGGGGTAAAGGGTAGctatttagagaaaaaaaaaagtgtgtcatGCTGTATACCTTTGCACGGTTGCTACGTtgcgtgttgttgttgttctgggTGGTGAGCTCGCTGTCTGTGTCCTCGTCAGAAGCTACACTGTCGTAGTCGTGCTGGTCATCATCGATGCCCAGGTCCAGCGGGTCTGATAACAAGGAGAAGAAAAATCTGCCCATTTACAGTTTTCTTTCACATAATATTAGCACTCGCTCTTCTCTCAAACGTGATCTTTCTCCTGGGAGTGCTTAAAGTAATAACACAGTTGTGTGTCGTACTTGACCGTTTCATGTAAGAATAAACTGTCACACAGGAATGATTCTCTTAtaactgtgctgctgctgcgacACAGgtgattttaaaagttttaaggTTTTATGCTTTGCAGACTTTTGCACACTGgtataaatcaataaatggatATCTATGCATCGTGCATATTAATCAGGTTAGATGGCACTGCCTTCAAAGTTTAAAGTCTAGCCCTCCCTCCCAGTCTCACCAGTAGGGCTAAGACCTTTTCCCTGCTGTCTCCTTTTGGCGTCACTCAAGATGTCGATGATGAGGGTAGCAAACTCCCGGGCGTTGAAACGGGCGAGCTTCTGGCGGCCCTGAGAAAAGAACAAGCCGGGagttacacaaacacatgcgcacacaaacACTGGCATCAAAGCCTGAAATTCAGTTccgcatttttgttttttaaaatcatgagcTGAGTATGAGACAAATACAATGGGGCCCATAGTCAGTGGTTCAGTgcctgtgtgactgctgtggtCAGTTACCATGTGCTGTGGAAAAACACAGTCATACTCtcaacacacacagcaacacaacATGTGCAAAGGAACATAAACTCTACAATTAGGTTAGCGTCCAGGCATCTGCATAAGAGCACAAGAAGGTCAGCTCCTACCAAAGTGTAAAACCATTCACAGAAGTTCGACTCTAAAGATGTGATTTCTTCTGTTTTCGACCATAAATAGGAGCCTCTGACCACAGTGAACTGCCCAATCACGTGAAAGCAAACGTGGCCATGTGGGagttgtttgtatgtgtgtgtgtacacttgGGTTTGAGTGTTTACACCAAAAATGAGCCATTCAGATGACTATAAACTTTGTAAGTGGACTTGAGATTTCGCTCTCTACCTCACAGGGAGAGCTAGAGAGATAAAGAGAGAGTGCAGAAAGATTACACTCTCACATCTGAGGAACAGCCACTGCTAATTTCACACTCCTTTCTCTGTCCCCCCCCCAACAAACACATAAACTGCCTATCTAAGAAATAAGAAATCtccattttgtctttttttccttccccccCTATCTGTTCCTTTAAATCAGTCATTACAAACGTATACAAGTATGTGCGTGTTTACCTGGTTGCGCGTTGCAGAGTATTCGGGGTTGACTGGTAGGAAAGGGACTGCGCTGCGTTCTGTTACCAGAGTGCTGTGGTTCTGGGTCGTAagccacactggagacaaaaacgtaaagcagaaaataaatctgTGAGTGCGCGTTCAAACAACAAGGTCGCCCACATCCAACCACACGCAGCCCATCCACCACACATCCACAGAGATATAAACAAAGTACAGCGAATCTCTTACAGTGCAGTTTTGTGTGTGCTGTTGGTGGTGTGTCTACAAGTCTATCCCTGCTACTTACCTGTGTGCTTCAGTCAGAAAGCGCGCTCTGACTTTTGCCCATACTGAAGGAAAGGGagagaagagaaggaaaaaagagaaagagcgaagaggaggagagagactcAAGAATTTTCGAGGCACTTCCTCGCTCCATTCTCCTCCCCCTCTTTCACTCAAAACATTTTGGCCTTCCTCTTTAGCAGTTTTTCCCTTCTCTCGTCGCCCTGTCCTTCAtttcacttcctctttctttgGCGCTTCTTATCTTTATATCAGCTTCACTCCCATAACTTTTCCTCaaaagtttttacatttttctagtTTGTTTCAACATCAATTGGTCCACAAAGGGGAAAAAGCCCAAACGCACAGGCCCAGGCAGACAGTCGTAGAGGGTATAAAGGAAGCGATAAGGCTCACCTGCATCATTTTCTCTGCGATCCACCTCGTCATAGACGTCCATTGCTAGCTCCTCAAACAGCCGATTGTTGAGCTgccacacatgcgcacacaaaTTGACATTAGCGGGTCTTATTCTACATGTCTATATAGATACAGCACGTGCTGAACAATAAGCATCAGCGTGACAAACCAGAGAGAGcagatgaaataaaatgaatttaataACAATCTCTCAGATTGacatggagagaacaaacagctATGAGCAGAAAATCTGTTTGTGACAACAACTTTTCTTTTCACCCAACAAAAActcttttcttgtattttttatttttttatttttttactttcaagaacctgtttaaaaaaaaacaaatccccccaaaacacaacagcctgtTGCTTTTGACATTATAACCATAAGCTATGTAAATTCAACTCACCGCTTGGAGCTTCTTCTTGGCAGCCTTGGCCAGTTCTGAGAGGTCCAGActagaacaaaaacacagaagatgACAATCAAAAAGGCATCATAAATATACAGTGGAATAAAGTCGCAGGGAGGAAGGGGACAGGGGAGGGAGATATGAGatggaagaaaaaaagtgaGAGGGGTGGAGGtggaaagggagttttttctagAATGAGGAGGGAAGGCGGGACAACTTGTTCTACTGGTGACTGCTGGTCAGGTAACAACAGCAATATAAATGTGAGTTGGCTTTCACATATTATGCTGTAAGGGTGTCAAGTTTGTGACACAGTGAGATTACAGAGATTCGAAGCTTTAAAGACTGA containing:
- the git1 gene encoding ARF GTPase-activating protein GIT1 isoform X1 yields the protein MSRKLQRTEVCADCSAPDPGWTSINRGVLICDECCSVHRSLGRHISIVKHLRHSGWPPSLLQMVQTLASNGANSIWEHSLLDPAQVQSGRRKPNPQDKVHPTKSEFIRAKYQMLAFVHKLPCRDDDGVTTKDLSKQLHSSVRTGSLETCLRLLSLGAQANFFHPEKGTTPLHVAAKAGQILQAELLVVYGADPGSPDINGRTPMDYARQAGHIELAERLVECQYELTDRLAFYLCGRRPDHKNGHYIIPQMADSVLTTGWHQSPHKGVSLDLSELAKAAKKKLQALNNRLFEELAMDVYDEVDRRENDAVWLTTQNHSTLVTERSAVPFLPVNPEYSATRNQGRQKLARFNAREFATLIIDILSDAKRRQQGKGLSPTDPLDLGIDDDQHDYDSVASDEDTDSELTTQNNNNTQRSNRAKSMDSSDLSDGPITLQEYLEVKKALASSEAKVQQLMKVNNNLSEELRRLQKEITRMQTENSALRRGQQAGGAAGHGVGGPGGGGGTGGHWAVGGMRGGVGGFGPGGDPPVLSVPSSATPHSHPHRRERQAFSMYEPGAAPGPTAHGPPVLDSLVPRLQPLNTASVRKGGSGSPYLSGSAEMGRYMVPKPEKHGSGTDSDYDNTQLYDASVSMGRSSEEEGRGEPEEGGEGGEPDPTLPCTEDVILKTEQVTKNIQELLRAAQEFKHDSFVPCSEKIHSAVTEMASLFPKRPALDAVHCSLRLLASSASRLQVECRKAAPSEPGAPAVDYQLLTQQVIQCAYDIAKAAKQLVTITTREKKQ
- the git1 gene encoding ARF GTPase-activating protein GIT1 isoform X4 yields the protein MSRKLQRTEVCADCSAPDPGWTSINRGVLICDECCSVHRSLGRHISIVKHLRHSGWPPSLLQMVQTLASNGANSIWEHSLLDPAQVQSGRRKPNPQDKVHPTKSEFIRAKYQMLAFVHKLPCRDDDGVTTKDLSKQLHSSVRTGSLETCLRLLSLGAQANFFHPEKGTTPLHVAAKAGQILQAELLVVYGADPGSPDINGRTPMDYARQAGHIELAERLVECQYELTDRLAFYLCGRRPDHKNGHYIIPQMADSVLTTGWHQSPHKGVSLDLSELAKAAKKKLQALNNRLFEELAMDVYDEVDRRENDAVWLTTQNHSTLVTERSAVPFLPVNPEYSATRNQGRQKLARFNAREFATLIIDILSDAKRRQQGKGLSPTDPLDLGIDDDQHDYDSVASDEDTDSELTTQNNNNTQRSNRAKSMDSSDLSDGPITLQEYLEVKKALASSEAKVQQLMKVNNNLSEELRRLQKEVRKGGSGSPYLSGSAEMGRYMVPKPEKHGSGTDSDYDNTQLYDASVSMGRSSEEEGRGEPEEGGEGGEPDPTLPCTEDVILKTEQVTKNIQELLRAAQEFKHDSFVPCSEKIHSAVTEMASLFPKRPALDAVHCSLRLLASSASRLQVECRKAAPSEPGAPAVDYQLLTQQVIQCAYDIAKAAKQLVTITTREKKQ
- the git1 gene encoding ARF GTPase-activating protein GIT1 isoform X3, with the translated sequence MSRKLQRTEVCADCSAPDPGWTSINRGVLICDECCSVHRSLGRHISIVKHLRHSGWPPSLLQMVQTLASNGANSIWEHSLLDPAQVQSGRRKPNPQDKVHPTKSEFIRAKYQMLAFVHKLPCRDDDGVTTKDLSKQLHSSVRTGSLETCLRLLSLGAQANFFHPEKGTTPLHVAAKAGQILQAELLVVYGADPGSPDINGRTPMDYARQAGHIELAERLVECQYELTDRLAFYLCGRRPDHKNGHYIIPQMADSLDLSELAKAAKKKLQALNNRLFEELAMDVYDEVDRRENDAVWLTTQNHSTLVTERSAVPFLPVNPEYSATRNQGRQKLARFNAREFATLIIDILSDAKRRQQGKGLSPTDPLDLGIDDDQHDYDSVASDEDTDSELTTQNNNNTQRSNRAKSMDSSDLSDGPITLQEYLEVKKALASSEAKVQQLMKVNNNLSEELRRLQKEITRMQTENSALRRGQQAGGAAGHGVGGPGGGGGTGGHWAVGGMRGGVGGFGPGGDPPVLSVPSSATPHSHPHRRERQAFSMYEPGAAPGPTAHGPPVLDSLVPRLQPLNTASVRKGGSGSPYLSGSAEMGRYMVPKPEKHGSGTDSDYDNTQLYDASVSMGRSSEEEGRGEPEEGGEGGEPDPTLPCTEDVILKTEQVTKNIQELLRAAQEFKHDSFVPCSEKIHSAVTEMASLFPKRPALDAVHCSLRLLASSASRLQVECRKAAPSEPGAPAVDYQLLTQQVIQCAYDIAKAAKQLVTITTREKKQ
- the git1 gene encoding ARF GTPase-activating protein GIT1 isoform X2; the protein is MSRKLQRTEVCADCSAPDPGWTSINRGVLICDECCSVHRSLGRHISIVKHLRHSGWPPSLLQMVQTLASNGANSIWEHSLLDPAQVQSGRRKPNPQDKVHPTKSEFIRAKYQMLAFVHKLPCRDDDGVTTKDLSKQLHSSVRTGSLETCLRLLSLGAQANFFHPEKGTTPLHVAAKAGQILQAELLVVYGADPGSPDINGRTPMDYARQAGHIELAERLVECQYELTDRLAFYLCGRRPDHKNGHYIIPQMADRARPKCPTQSLDLSELAKAAKKKLQALNNRLFEELAMDVYDEVDRRENDAVWLTTQNHSTLVTERSAVPFLPVNPEYSATRNQGRQKLARFNAREFATLIIDILSDAKRRQQGKGLSPTDPLDLGIDDDQHDYDSVASDEDTDSELTTQNNNNTQRSNRAKSMDSSDLSDGPITLQEYLEVKKALASSEAKVQQLMKVNNNLSEELRRLQKEITRMQTENSALRRGQQAGGAAGHGVGGPGGGGGTGGHWAVGGMRGGVGGFGPGGDPPVLSVPSSATPHSHPHRRERQAFSMYEPGAAPGPTAHGPPVLDSLVPRLQPLNTASVRKGGSGSPYLSGSAEMGRYMVPKPEKHGSGTDSDYDNTQLYDASVSMGRSSEEEGRGEPEEGGEGGEPDPTLPCTEDVILKTEQVTKNIQELLRAAQEFKHDSFVPCSEKIHSAVTEMASLFPKRPALDAVHCSLRLLASSASRLQVECRKAAPSEPGAPAVDYQLLTQQVIQCAYDIAKAAKQLVTITTREKKQ